A DNA window from Rossellomorea marisflavi contains the following coding sequences:
- a CDS encoding vWA domain-containing protein: MHRFIQFNDERIDSFLFMEMADLAKTLSKNGEMSLKYGPFSYLDPKNEVVYVSHFWDHRDKRDETYGLKSDVYLRTIGNLGHTEMKTVERYLRAIDRSPVKRFAKQLFVIGEEVRLEEICKSERPGTKASFSVRRRIYRQFFDAQLKVNLTKSVFTDALFNQLFLLLHAQSPLEEAAAISDEIDLMMPFLQRQLSLLYETKSTSDVVKVCMEMVEVCEDVLKKDMLNEYFHLPEDVYAEEPDQTFDDLKRGDPLANDDVLEEESTGEEEIMDEEFRTWHRESEEKGESFLQFDLDQGSSSDLMGEGVREGEDGDQAMAMVQGTSKQTDREIYETHKAVDQEHEERGMGDQPYGKENRYAEAVFLAPDVPSSEDKAAYGVNKAAVFTYKKKLQKMIEKTLEHKRIQPRTDLHFGRLNKKLLRLLTDDVPRLFYKKHDPSTELDAVFSLLVDCSGSMFDKMEETKLGITLFHESLKGVRVPHEVVGFWEDTNAATSHSQPNYLKPVLEFQSSLKPSSGPEIMQLQPEEDNRDGFAIRLMTDRILQRGEKQKFLLVFSDGEPAAMDYEQNGIVDTHEAVLDARKKGIEVINVFLASGEIDEGQRKTIQNIYGNYSILVSDVSELPDVLFPLLRKLLISSI, encoded by the coding sequence ATGCATCGATTTATACAATTCAATGATGAGCGCATCGATTCCTTTCTGTTCATGGAGATGGCGGATCTCGCCAAAACCCTCTCAAAGAATGGTGAAATGTCCTTGAAATATGGTCCATTTTCCTATCTCGATCCGAAAAATGAAGTCGTCTATGTCAGTCACTTCTGGGATCACCGGGATAAAAGGGACGAGACATATGGGTTAAAAAGCGATGTGTATCTTCGCACGATCGGGAATCTTGGACACACAGAAATGAAAACGGTGGAACGCTATCTTCGAGCAATCGACCGATCACCCGTGAAGCGCTTTGCCAAACAGCTCTTTGTGATCGGGGAAGAAGTAAGACTCGAGGAAATCTGCAAATCGGAGCGACCTGGTACGAAGGCATCATTCAGTGTAAGGAGAAGGATCTATCGGCAATTTTTTGATGCGCAGCTAAAAGTGAATTTGACGAAAAGTGTATTTACAGATGCTTTATTCAACCAGCTGTTTTTGCTCCTTCATGCACAATCACCGCTGGAGGAAGCGGCGGCCATTTCGGATGAGATCGATCTCATGATGCCATTTCTCCAGCGGCAGCTATCCCTTCTATACGAAACGAAATCCACCTCCGACGTTGTGAAGGTGTGTATGGAGATGGTCGAGGTATGTGAAGACGTGTTGAAGAAGGACATGCTGAATGAATACTTCCATCTCCCGGAAGATGTATATGCTGAGGAGCCGGACCAGACGTTTGATGATCTGAAACGCGGGGATCCCCTTGCGAACGATGATGTTCTTGAGGAGGAGAGTACAGGGGAAGAGGAAATCATGGATGAGGAGTTCCGCACCTGGCATCGGGAATCCGAAGAGAAAGGGGAATCATTCCTGCAATTCGATCTGGATCAGGGAAGTTCCTCCGATCTCATGGGAGAAGGTGTACGGGAAGGAGAAGACGGGGATCAGGCCATGGCCATGGTACAGGGTACATCCAAACAAACCGACCGTGAGATCTACGAGACTCATAAAGCGGTCGATCAGGAGCATGAAGAGCGTGGCATGGGAGATCAACCGTATGGAAAGGAAAATCGTTATGCAGAAGCGGTCTTTCTTGCTCCAGATGTACCATCTTCAGAAGACAAGGCAGCCTACGGTGTGAATAAGGCAGCGGTATTCACCTATAAGAAAAAGCTCCAGAAGATGATCGAAAAGACTCTGGAGCATAAAAGGATCCAGCCAAGAACGGATCTCCACTTCGGCAGGTTGAATAAAAAACTCCTGAGGCTCCTTACAGATGATGTGCCCAGATTGTTCTACAAAAAACATGATCCTTCCACCGAGCTGGACGCCGTATTCTCCCTGCTGGTGGATTGTTCGGGCTCCATGTTCGATAAAATGGAAGAGACAAAGCTTGGAATCACATTATTCCACGAATCCTTGAAAGGTGTCAGGGTGCCACACGAAGTTGTGGGGTTCTGGGAAGATACCAATGCCGCTACTTCCCATTCTCAACCCAATTATCTTAAGCCTGTCCTGGAATTCCAATCTTCCTTGAAGCCATCCAGTGGTCCTGAAATCATGCAGCTTCAACCTGAAGAGGACAACAGGGACGGATTCGCCATCAGATTGATGACAGATCGGATCCTTCAAAGAGGGGAGAAGCAGAAGTTCCTGCTGGTCTTCTCAGACGGAGAGCCGGCTGCCATGGATTATGAGCAAAACGGCATCGTTGATACCCATGAGGCCGTCCTAGATGCACGAAAAAAAGGCATTGAAGTCATCAATGTATTCCTCGCCAGCGGTGAAATTGACGAAGGTCAGCGCAAAACGATTCAGAACATATACGGGAACTACAGTATCCTGGTGTCGGATGTATCAGAGCTACCTGATGTTCTGTTCCCACTCCTGAGGAAACTGCTGATCAGCAGCATTTAA
- a CDS encoding ATP-binding protein encodes MTTVNVTQLPDEIARLIEERKRTFHNEKDRSLVRKGGYTSSEDFIIEDCLTSLTLGKNLLLKGPTGSGKTKLSDTLSSMLSQPMHSINCSVDLDAEALLGYKTIAEKDGKSVIEFIEGPVIQAMKKGHLLYIDEINMAKPETLPILNGVLDYRRSITNPFTGEVIKAEPSFGVIAAINEGYVGTVPMNEALKNRFVVVDVPYIEGDTLKAVIAAQSSLTDPKVVDRFVQLASDLMVQVRNGQVSEEAASIRALLDACDLAVHLPAKRAIRRGIIDKLEDEREKAAIENIADTLFE; translated from the coding sequence ATGACAACAGTGAACGTAACACAACTACCAGATGAAATTGCCCGCTTGATCGAAGAACGAAAGCGTACCTTCCATAATGAAAAAGACCGGTCATTGGTCAGGAAGGGAGGGTATACCTCCAGCGAAGATTTTATAATCGAAGACTGCCTGACATCGCTGACCCTTGGAAAGAATCTTTTATTGAAGGGACCGACCGGATCGGGGAAGACAAAGCTCTCCGATACCTTATCTTCCATGCTGTCACAACCGATGCACAGCATCAATTGCTCCGTTGACCTGGATGCAGAGGCTCTCCTGGGGTACAAGACGATTGCAGAAAAGGACGGCAAGAGCGTAATTGAATTCATTGAAGGTCCTGTCATACAGGCGATGAAAAAAGGACATCTCCTTTATATAGATGAGATCAATATGGCGAAGCCTGAAACGCTTCCGATCCTGAACGGGGTCCTCGATTATAGGAGAAGCATAACAAATCCTTTCACAGGTGAAGTCATCAAGGCCGAACCGAGCTTCGGTGTCATTGCGGCCATCAATGAAGGGTATGTCGGGACCGTCCCGATGAATGAAGCCCTGAAAAACCGGTTTGTGGTGGTGGACGTGCCATATATTGAAGGAGATACATTAAAAGCGGTCATAGCCGCTCAAAGCTCCCTTACGGATCCTAAAGTAGTGGACCGGTTCGTCCAGCTCGCTTCAGACTTGATGGTACAGGTGAGGAACGGACAGGTATCAGAAGAAGCAGCTTCCATACGTGCCCTCCTTGACGCGTGTGACCTGGCGGTGCACCTGCCGGCAAAGCGGGCCATCCGACGGGGAATCATAGATAAATTGGAAGATGAAAGGGAAAAAGCGGCAATCGAAAACATTGCCGATACACTATTCGAATGA